A window of the Cutaneotrichosporon cavernicola HIS019 DNA, chromosome: 6 genome harbors these coding sequences:
- a CDS encoding uncharacterized protein (Secreted protein), with amino-acid sequence MLNILALAVLAVSAAAQASFSIITPPALVTCQPARLSWTGGVPPYILSIIPGGQTGAAALQDINNNIDVMAYTWNTNVVGGTYLTFKLVDKNGDIAYSAPLTVQAGSSTDCLQAGASQPPQPSAPAASAPAASGSSAAAGSSGAAASGSSSVKPPAASTTTKAAAALAPVAPVAAVVAVAGAALLF; translated from the exons ATGCTCAacatcctcgcccttgccgtcctcgctgtctcggccgcagcccaggcctccttctcgatcATCACTCCC ccgGCGCTCGTGACCTGCC AGCCTGCTCGTCTCAGCTGGACTGGCGGTGTTCCTCCTTACATCCT TTCTATTATCCCCGGTGGCCAGACCGGCGCTGCCGCTCTCCAGGacatcaacaacaacatcGACGTCATGGCCTACACCTGGAACACTAATGTCGTTGGTGGCACCTACCTGACCTTTAAGCTTGTCGACAAGAACGGTGACATTGCTTACTCGGCTCCCCTCACC GTCCAGGCCGGCTCGTCCACCGACTGCCTCCAGGCCGGTGCAAGccagcctcctcagccttcGGCTCCCGCCGCCTCTGCCCCTGCCGCATCGggctcctccgccgccgccggctcGTCTGGAGCTGCCGCTtccggctcgtcgtctgTCAAGCCCcccgcggcctcgaccaccaccaaggcggctgctgccctcgcgcccgtcgcgcccgtcgccgccgttgtcgctgtcgctggcgccgcgctcctcttcTAA